One region of Microbacterium sp. M28 genomic DNA includes:
- a CDS encoding YaeQ family protein yields MAIGAMIHTFTVQLADMDRGVYEELTLRVAKHPSETDAYMLTRVLAYCLEHTDGIAFSEGLSSTEEPAVVVRDLTGLTTAWIEVGAPDAERMHYGSRLAERTVVYTHRDPTKVIAAWEGKRIHDADGIRVYSFDPGFIDAGTRVLERRNTATLTVTEAQLYLDLNGTSLSSTVHEHRI; encoded by the coding sequence ATGGCTATCGGCGCGATGATCCACACGTTCACGGTGCAGCTCGCCGACATGGACCGCGGGGTCTACGAGGAGCTGACGCTGCGCGTCGCGAAGCATCCGTCCGAGACCGACGCCTACATGCTCACCCGGGTGCTCGCGTACTGCCTCGAGCACACCGATGGCATCGCGTTCAGCGAGGGGCTGTCGTCCACCGAGGAGCCGGCCGTGGTCGTCCGCGATCTCACCGGCCTCACCACGGCGTGGATCGAGGTCGGAGCGCCGGATGCCGAGCGCATGCACTACGGCAGCCGTCTCGCCGAACGCACGGTCGTCTACACGCACCGCGACCCCACCAAGGTGATCGCAGCGTGGGAGGGCAAGCGCATCCACGATGCCGACGGCATCCGCGTCTACAGCTTCGACCCCGGCTTCATCGACGCAGGCACGCGTGTGCTCGAACGCCGCAACACCGCGACCCTGACGGTCACCGAGGCGCAGCTCTATCTGGATCTCAACGGCACGTCACTGTCGTCGACGGTGCACGAGCACCGGATCTGA
- a CDS encoding DEAD/DEAH box helicase, translating into MPKNHKPKGGRPARNFEPRYAKKTPFHDRHNDARPSRADAGDERSARPTGPGHKSPKHRGYRPAESGAPKRRWTEQERAGRDEARSIRGRAESGRRDAPHHRDERGGSDRPRFTGGERRFDGERPRYNNDRGSERPRYNEDRPRRDFNDDRGAERPRFENDRGGERPRYNNDRGGERARYNSDRSAERPRRDGDRPSYNSDRGGDRPRYNNDRGGDRPRYNNDRSAERPRRDGDRPSYNSDRGGERPRYNSDRSAERPRYNSDRSAERPRRDGDRPSYNSDRGGDRPRYNSDRSAERPRRDGDRPSYNNDRAAERPRRDAERPRYNADRGAERPRYNGDRQERPRYNEDRPRRTEQRPTRDNWNKTAAPVEQAEDVVHERLEAKTVQAAEVENVTFGDLGLGSNIVETLANMGAVSPFPIQAASIPAVLEGRDVLGRGRTGSGKTIAFGAPLVESILKSQAGKKREFGRSPRAIILAPTRELALQIDRTIQPIARSVGLFTTQIYGGVPQARQVGALKKGVDIVIGTPGRIEDLINQGKLDLSDCRIAVLDEADHMCELGFVEPVQRILRHTAEGSQKLLFSATLDREVAALVEEFLVDPAVYEVAGENQETSTIEHRVLVIDHRDKAEILASLVDRDGQTLVFARTRAYAEMLAEQFEEVGIAAVSLHGDLNQAKRTRNLARLTSGKVQVLVATDVAARGIHVDDIDLVVQADAPDEYKTYMHRSGRTGRAGRSGRVVTLITRQRQRRMTELLQRAEIDAPFEPARVGDEVIEEIAGRVPTTADLTA; encoded by the coding sequence ATGCCCAAGAACCACAAGCCCAAGGGTGGACGGCCCGCGCGCAACTTCGAGCCGCGATACGCCAAGAAGACTCCGTTCCACGACCGTCACAACGATGCGCGCCCGTCGCGAGCGGATGCCGGAGACGAGCGCTCGGCGCGCCCGACCGGACCCGGGCACAAGAGCCCCAAGCACCGCGGCTATCGTCCCGCCGAGTCCGGAGCGCCCAAGCGCCGCTGGACCGAGCAGGAGCGCGCTGGCCGGGATGAGGCCCGTTCGATCCGCGGTCGAGCGGAATCCGGACGACGCGACGCGCCCCACCACCGTGACGAGCGCGGCGGATCCGACCGTCCGCGCTTCACCGGGGGAGAGCGCCGTTTCGACGGCGAGCGCCCGCGCTACAACAACGATCGCGGCTCCGAACGCCCTCGCTACAACGAGGACCGCCCGCGTCGTGATTTCAACGACGACCGCGGTGCCGAGCGTCCCCGCTTCGAGAACGATCGGGGCGGTGAACGTCCGCGCTACAACAACGACCGTGGTGGAGAGCGTGCGCGTTACAACAGTGATCGTTCGGCTGAGCGTCCGCGTCGTGATGGCGACCGCCCGTCGTACAACAGTGACCGTGGTGGCGACCGCCCCCGGTACAACAACGACCGTGGTGGCGACCGTCCTCGTTACAACAACGATCGTTCGGCTGAGCGTCCGCGTCGTGATGGCGATCGTCCGTCGTATAACAGCGACCGTGGTGGCGAGCGTCCCCGTTACAACAGCGACCGTTCGGCTGAGCGCCCGCGTTACAACAGTGACCGTTCGGCTGAGCGTCCGCGTCGTGATGGCGACCGCCCGTCGTACAACAGCGACCGTGGCGGCGACCGTCCCCGCTACAACAGCGACCGTTCCGCCGAGCGTCCTCGTCGTGATGGCGACCGCCCCTCGTACAACAACGACCGTGCCGCCGAGCGTCCCCGTCGTGACGCCGAGCGTCCGCGCTACAACGCCGACCGTGGCGCCGAGCGCCCGCGCTACAACGGTGACCGCCAGGAGCGTCCGCGCTACAACGAGGACCGCCCGCGTCGCACCGAGCAGCGCCCGACCCGCGACAACTGGAACAAGACCGCCGCTCCGGTCGAGCAGGCGGAGGACGTCGTGCACGAGCGCCTCGAGGCGAAGACCGTGCAGGCGGCCGAAGTCGAGAACGTGACCTTCGGTGATCTGGGCCTCGGCTCGAACATCGTCGAGACCCTCGCGAACATGGGTGCGGTTTCGCCGTTCCCGATCCAGGCCGCCAGCATCCCGGCCGTTCTCGAAGGACGCGACGTCCTCGGCCGCGGCCGCACCGGATCGGGCAAGACGATCGCGTTCGGTGCGCCACTGGTCGAGAGCATCCTGAAATCGCAGGCCGGTAAGAAGCGCGAGTTCGGCCGCTCCCCGCGAGCGATCATCCTCGCGCCGACGCGCGAGCTCGCCCTGCAGATCGACCGGACGATCCAGCCGATCGCGCGCAGCGTCGGCCTCTTCACGACGCAGATCTACGGCGGCGTGCCGCAGGCGCGTCAGGTCGGAGCGCTCAAGAAGGGCGTCGACATCGTGATCGGCACCCCCGGTCGCATCGAGGACCTCATCAACCAGGGCAAGCTCGACCTCTCGGATTGCCGGATCGCCGTGCTCGATGAGGCCGACCACATGTGCGAGCTCGGCTTCGTCGAGCCGGTGCAGCGGATTCTCCGCCACACCGCGGAGGGCAGCCAGAAGCTGCTGTTCTCGGCGACGCTCGACCGCGAGGTCGCCGCCCTCGTCGAGGAGTTCCTCGTGGACCCGGCCGTGTACGAGGTCGCCGGTGAGAACCAGGAGACCAGCACGATCGAGCACCGCGTGCTCGTGATCGATCACCGCGACAAGGCCGAGATCCTCGCGTCGCTCGTCGACCGCGACGGGCAGACGCTCGTGTTCGCACGCACCCGTGCCTACGCCGAGATGCTCGCGGAGCAGTTCGAAGAGGTCGGTATCGCCGCAGTCTCGCTTCACGGCGATCTCAACCAGGCCAAGCGCACGCGCAATCTGGCGCGCCTCACGTCCGGCAAGGTGCAGGTCCTCGTCGCGACCGATGTCGCCGCTCGCGGTATCCACGTCGACGACATCGATCTGGTCGTGCAGGCCGATGCGCCCGACGAGTACAAGACGTACATGCACCGCTCCGGTCGCACCGGTCGCGCGGGACGATCCGGTCGCGTCGTGACGCTGATCACGCGTCAGCGGCAGCGTCGCATGACCGAACTGCTCCAGCGCGCCGAGATCGACGCGCCCTTCGAGCCGGCCCGCGTCGGCGACGAGGTCATCGAGGAGATCGCCGGTCGCGTCCCGACCACGGCGGATCTCACCGCCTGA
- a CDS encoding aldose 1-epimerase family protein gives MTSLSPTGTQIHLQRGAVTAQIAQVGASLRSLTVGGVGLVPPYPLGEPTPSCSGVVLAPWPNRVRDGRWDDEGTVRQLAITEPKLNNASHGLLRFATYEASQGESCAKLRATIVPQTGWPYELGTSVTYTLTDAGISVEHVLENRSDAAVPVAVGTHPFVTIDDVDPHDLVLTVPAATQFEVDDRMLPTGTTAAPAELRDGVRLGDTVLDTGFTDLAREADGRVRHTLAAPDGRSVTLWQGEGFDFVQVYTTTSYPGQPLAVAIEPMTAPADALNSGLGIRRLLPGESWTLHWGIELD, from the coding sequence GTGACTTCTCTCTCCCCCACCGGCACCCAGATCCATCTGCAGCGCGGCGCCGTCACGGCGCAGATCGCGCAGGTCGGAGCATCCCTTCGGTCACTGACCGTCGGAGGCGTCGGCCTCGTGCCGCCCTATCCGCTCGGGGAGCCGACGCCGTCCTGCTCCGGAGTGGTGCTCGCGCCATGGCCGAACCGCGTCCGCGACGGCCGATGGGATGACGAGGGGACGGTCAGGCAGCTCGCCATCACCGAACCGAAGCTGAACAACGCCAGTCACGGCCTGCTCCGCTTCGCCACCTACGAGGCCTCGCAGGGCGAATCGTGCGCCAAGCTGCGCGCCACGATCGTGCCGCAGACCGGCTGGCCGTACGAGCTCGGCACCAGCGTGACGTACACCCTCACCGACGCCGGCATCTCGGTCGAGCACGTGCTCGAGAACCGGTCGGATGCCGCGGTCCCCGTGGCCGTCGGCACGCACCCGTTCGTCACGATCGACGATGTCGACCCGCACGACCTCGTGCTCACCGTGCCGGCGGCGACGCAGTTCGAGGTCGACGACCGCATGCTCCCGACCGGGACGACAGCCGCCCCCGCCGAGCTGCGCGACGGCGTGCGCCTGGGCGACACCGTGCTCGACACCGGCTTCACCGACCTGGCCCGGGAAGCCGACGGACGCGTTCGCCACACCCTCGCCGCACCGGACGGGCGCAGCGTCACCCTCTGGCAGGGTGAGGGCTTCGACTTCGTGCAGGTGTACACGACGACCTCGTACCCCGGCCAGCCGCTCGCCGTCGCGATCGAACCGATGACAGCGCCGGCGGACGCGCTGAACAGCGGCCTCGGCATCCGACGGCTTCTCCCCGGCGAGAGCTGGACACTGCACTGGGGCATCGAACTCGACTGA
- a CDS encoding efflux RND transporter permease subunit, with protein MSKLAVLSLKNRALIALVTIVAAVFGGLALNSLKQELIPSLELPALIVMTSYPGASPEVVENDVSTPIETAIQGVPGLESTTATSTTNASIVQATFAYGENLATAEQKMQQAINRISQQLPEEVEPQVLSVSIDDLPVIQIAVTGFDDAQTAQADLENVAIPDLEDIDGVNAAEIVGGIGQRITITPDPAALAERGVGTDAIDTALKQNGTLFPGGSITEDGETLTVQTGAKLGSVDEIATLPLVGSDATIADVATVELDSDPVTSVSRVNGEDAITISITKLPSANTVEVSSGVLAALDDISEAFPDAEFTVVFDQAPFIQQSIETLATEGLLGLVFAVVIILVFLLSIRSTLVTAISIPTSVLITFIGLQAFGYTLNILTLGALTIAIGRVVDDSIVVIENIKRHYVGDADKMSAIVLAVREVAGAITASTITTVAVFLPIVFVGDMVGELFRPFAMTVTIAMAASLLVALTIVPVLAYWFLRPGKPLLDERGEQIDPEHPDAPPSKLQKAYRPILTWTLKHSAVTVVLAVIVLAGTLAAAPLMKVNFLSDSGQNTMTVTQDLGPTASLETQDEAAAVVEDVLMDVDGVETVQVSIGSSGSSLRDAFSGGAGINYSIQTDPDVDQEQLRADVQDAVADLEDVGEITVAASAGFGSSDIEVDITAPSAEALQEATDAVTAELEDRDGIGTVTDNLAASLPYIAVVVDRDAAAAIGLSEVAVGSIVSSTMQPQQAGSIELDGTALTIYIASPEPPTTVEELRALSIPTPAGMIPLQDVATVEEREGPTSITTQQGRRTATVTVPPASDDLAVATASVNTALEEVDLPDGASAEVGGVASQQADSFSQLGLAMLAAILIVYVVMVATFKSLRQPLLLLVSVPFAATGAILLQIVTGVPLGVASLIGVLMLIGIVVTNAIVLVDLVNQYREKGLSARDAVMAGGEKRLRPILMTALATIFALTPMALGITGHGGFISQPLAIVVIGGLVSSTILTLIVLPTLYNLVEGAKERRAVKRSARGGDDDGPAGPGPEDGPDAPGPATDAATDPLVSALTVVGANAAASGRDEPPVSERPAEQAQAAPAQPSRELERSGSTHHRLTHYEEESTYSAHSAMAAAASAAAAAAAAAAAAASAVAASVDQSEQARTRRELRERQSGLPPANPLH; from the coding sequence TTGTCGAAACTCGCCGTCCTGAGTCTGAAGAACCGCGCACTGATCGCCCTCGTGACGATCGTCGCGGCCGTCTTCGGCGGACTCGCGCTCAACAGCCTCAAGCAGGAACTCATCCCCTCGCTCGAGCTGCCGGCCCTGATCGTCATGACCAGCTACCCCGGCGCCTCGCCCGAGGTCGTCGAGAACGACGTCTCCACGCCGATCGAGACGGCGATCCAGGGTGTACCCGGCCTCGAGTCGACCACCGCGACGAGCACGACCAACGCGTCGATCGTCCAGGCGACCTTCGCCTACGGTGAGAACCTCGCAACGGCCGAGCAGAAGATGCAGCAGGCGATCAACCGCATCTCGCAGCAGCTCCCGGAGGAGGTCGAACCGCAGGTGCTGTCGGTGTCGATCGACGACCTGCCCGTGATCCAGATCGCGGTGACCGGCTTCGACGACGCGCAGACCGCACAGGCCGACCTCGAGAACGTCGCGATCCCCGACCTCGAGGACATCGACGGCGTGAACGCCGCCGAGATCGTCGGCGGCATCGGCCAGCGGATCACGATCACGCCCGACCCTGCCGCGCTCGCCGAGCGGGGCGTCGGGACCGACGCGATCGACACGGCGCTGAAGCAGAACGGCACGCTCTTCCCCGGCGGGTCGATCACCGAGGACGGCGAGACGCTCACGGTGCAGACCGGCGCGAAGCTCGGCTCGGTCGACGAGATCGCGACGCTTCCGCTCGTGGGGTCGGATGCGACGATCGCCGATGTCGCGACGGTCGAGCTCGACTCCGACCCTGTCACCTCGGTCTCGCGCGTCAACGGCGAGGACGCGATCACCATCTCGATCACGAAGCTGCCGTCGGCCAACACGGTCGAGGTGTCCTCCGGGGTGCTGGCCGCGCTGGATGACATCTCCGAGGCGTTCCCGGATGCCGAGTTCACGGTCGTGTTCGACCAGGCTCCGTTCATCCAGCAGTCCATCGAGACGCTCGCGACCGAGGGTCTGCTCGGTCTGGTGTTCGCGGTCGTGATCATCCTCGTGTTCCTGCTGTCGATCCGCTCGACGCTGGTGACGGCGATCTCGATCCCGACCAGCGTGCTGATCACGTTCATCGGTCTGCAGGCGTTCGGCTACACGCTCAACATCCTGACGCTCGGCGCTCTGACGATCGCGATCGGGCGCGTGGTGGACGACTCGATCGTGGTGATCGAGAACATCAAGCGGCATTACGTCGGCGACGCGGACAAGATGAGCGCGATCGTGCTCGCCGTCCGCGAGGTGGCGGGGGCCATCACGGCATCCACGATCACGACGGTCGCGGTGTTCCTGCCGATCGTGTTCGTCGGCGACATGGTCGGGGAGCTCTTCCGCCCGTTCGCGATGACGGTGACGATCGCGATGGCGGCGTCGCTGCTCGTGGCGCTGACGATCGTGCCGGTGCTCGCCTACTGGTTCCTCCGCCCCGGCAAGCCGCTGCTCGACGAGCGTGGTGAGCAGATCGACCCTGAGCACCCCGACGCTCCGCCGTCGAAGCTGCAGAAGGCGTATCGCCCGATCCTCACCTGGACGCTCAAGCACTCCGCCGTCACGGTCGTGCTCGCGGTGATCGTGCTCGCAGGCACGCTCGCCGCGGCACCGCTGATGAAGGTCAACTTCCTCAGCGATTCCGGCCAGAACACGATGACCGTGACGCAGGATCTCGGTCCGACCGCGAGCCTGGAGACCCAGGACGAGGCGGCCGCGGTCGTCGAGGACGTCCTCATGGACGTCGACGGCGTGGAGACCGTCCAGGTCTCGATCGGCTCCAGCGGCTCGTCGCTGCGCGACGCCTTCTCGGGCGGCGCCGGCATCAACTACTCGATCCAGACCGATCCGGACGTCGACCAGGAGCAGCTCCGCGCCGACGTGCAGGATGCCGTCGCCGACCTCGAGGACGTCGGTGAGATCACGGTCGCCGCGTCTGCCGGCTTCGGCTCCAGCGACATCGAGGTCGACATCACCGCTCCGAGCGCCGAGGCGTTGCAGGAGGCGACGGATGCCGTGACCGCCGAGCTCGAGGACCGCGACGGCATCGGCACGGTGACCGACAACCTCGCCGCCTCGCTGCCGTACATCGCGGTCGTGGTGGATCGGGATGCCGCGGCGGCGATCGGCCTCAGCGAGGTCGCGGTCGGTTCGATCGTCTCCAGCACGATGCAGCCGCAGCAGGCCGGATCCATCGAACTCGACGGCACCGCACTGACGATCTACATCGCGTCGCCCGAGCCCCCGACCACGGTCGAGGAGCTGCGCGCGCTGTCCATTCCGACGCCCGCGGGCATGATCCCGCTGCAGGACGTCGCGACGGTCGAGGAGCGCGAAGGACCCACCTCGATCACCACCCAGCAGGGACGTCGCACGGCCACGGTGACGGTGCCGCCGGCATCCGACGATCTCGCGGTGGCGACGGCATCCGTGAACACGGCGCTGGAAGAGGTCGACCTGCCCGACGGCGCCAGCGCCGAGGTCGGCGGTGTCGCCTCGCAGCAGGCCGACTCGTTCTCGCAGCTGGGGCTCGCGATGCTCGCGGCGATTCTGATCGTCTACGTCGTGATGGTGGCGACGTTCAAGTCGTTGCGTCAGCCGCTGCTGCTGCTCGTCTCGGTGCCGTTCGCGGCGACGGGTGCGATCCTGCTGCAGATCGTCACCGGCGTGCCGCTCGGCGTCGCTTCGCTGATCGGCGTCCTGATGCTCATCGGCATCGTGGTGACGAACGCGATCGTGCTCGTCGACCTCGTCAACCAGTACCGCGAGAAGGGGCTGTCGGCACGGGATGCCGTGATGGCGGGTGGCGAGAAGCGTCTGCGCCCGATCCTCATGACGGCTCTGGCGACGATCTTCGCGCTCACGCCGATGGCGCTCGGCATCACCGGTCACGGCGGGTTCATCTCGCAGCCGCTGGCGATCGTCGTGATCGGCGGGCTCGTCTCATCGACGATCCTGACGCTGATCGTGCTGCCGACGCTCTACAACCTCGTCGAGGGTGCGAAGGAGCGTCGAGCGGTCAAGCGCTCGGCGCGCGGCGGAGACGACGACGGTCCTGCAGGCCCTGGGCCCGAGGACGGTCCGGATGCACCTGGACCCGCGACGGATGCCGCGACCGACCCGCTCGTGAGCGCACTGACCGTCGTCGGCGCGAACGCCGCAGCGAGCGGGCGCGATGAGCCGCCCGTGTCGGAGCGTCCGGCCGAGCAGGCCCAGGCGGCGCCCGCTCAACCGTCGAGAGAACTGGAGCGGTCGGGTTCGACCCATCACCGGCTGACCCACTACGAGGAGGAGTCCACGTACTCGGCGCACTCGGCGATGGCTGCTGCTGCTTCGGCCGCTGCGGCGGCTGCCGCGGCTGCGGCGGCTGCGGCATCCGCTGTCGCCGCGTCCGTGGACCAGAGCGAGCAGGCGCGCACCCGTCGCGAGTTGCGGGAGCGCCAGAGCGGCCTGCCGCCGGCGAACCCGCTGCACTGA